TGGTGCGCGCGCTTTGGTCGTCGTGATCACTACCGCCGAAGGTAACAACGATGCGGCGTGCATCTTCAGGCATTCCCGTGCGTGGCGGCATTTTGGTGAATTCGTCACGCAACGGCACGTAGTCACTGCCCAGACAAAACCGGCTGTTTGCAAGCCCCCGATAATCCAGGTTCGAAGCACCGGGTGCGGAATCGATGACCAGATTGCACGGGTAATCATCGAGCCGCTTGCCGTCATCGAACATTGCGATCCTGAACCCGGCCTCATGCAAAATACCCAGACCGGCGGTGCCGATTTCATAACTATCAAGCAGTAATGGCCCGTCGGATGGCGACAGGGCGTCAGCAAGACTCTCAATACCGGCATCGGAATTATTCAGGCGCGTGATCTGCAATCCAAGGGATTCTATCGGTGCGGCGTCGCTGTCCGCCGACATGACGAAACGAACTTTTACACTGTCTTCAATCAGGTGACGGCTTACTGCCAGGCACCGCATGACATGGCCATAGCCGACGCGCGCATTGCAATCTACGCGAACGGTAACCGTCGGCTTTGTCATGTCGCTTCTCCGGCGTGGGCATAACGTTTGGCATCGTGCGCCGAAGCGGCATCCGGGTCGTGGTCGGAATCATGGTGCATCTGATTAAGGGCAAAAATTTCCGGGTGCACGTCGAGCAACGCCAGGGTCTGGTCGACGCCGGGAATTTTCCCGGTCTTGGGCATGACGGCGAACAGGTTGCGCATGAATTCCAGGTCTTCGGGGAAATCCAGGGTCCAGCGGTGGTTAAGCATATCGCCGCCGGGACCGTCCAGGTTGGCTTTCAGGGCCTCAGCATGGCGGCGGATGTAGGGCGAGACATGTTCCCGGTCCATGGGTTCTGTCGCCTCGGCCGCTGCCCGTTCCAGCCAGGCAACGGTTATTGCCTCGCAATCCAGGCCATGCGGCCATGAGGGTGGCGTATTGTTACCGGCGTAATCGGTGTCACGTTGCGCGCGAAGGCGCAGCACATCGGCGCAGACATCCGGCGCGATCAGCGGGCAATCGCTGGTCACACGTAGAACGATATCCGCTTTAACCATGCGGGCCGCCTGCAGGTAGCGATCCAGCACGTCGTTTTCTGATCCGCGAAAAACGACGGCGTCGCATTGTTCGGCTTCTGCTGCAATGGGGTCGTTATCCGGGGATTCGGGGATGGCGCAACAAACAACATCGGCCCCGTCGATGGCCTGACAGCGATTCAGAACGTGAGCCAAAACCGTCTTGCCATGCAGATCCATTAGCACCTTTCCTGGCAACCGGGATGACCCGAGGCGGGCCTGAACAATGATGGCGGTGTTAGTCATCCAAACAGTCCTTCAGCGCGGCGACAACCCGTGTCGCGTCTTCAGGCTGCATGGCCGCCGACAGCGGCAGCGACAAGCAGCGTTCGTAGTATCGCTCGGCTCCGGGCAGGGAAAGATCACCATCAAGGTTGCGGTAATAGGGCTGTGTATGAACCGGAATGTAGTGAACTTGCGTGCCGATTCCGGCTTCGAGCAATTGGCGCATTACGTCTGCCCTTGAAACACCAGCCTTTTTAAAATCGATCAACACCACATACAGGTGCCACGCGGGCGTACAATCGACGCTGCGGGCCAGTGGCCTGACTATGGGGTCTAATCCGACCAAAGCCTGATCATAGGCGGCAACAACGGCGGATCGTGCGGTGACGAAGCGATCAAGTTTTC
Above is a genomic segment from Rhodospirillaceae bacterium containing:
- a CDS encoding glycosyltransferase family protein, translating into MTNTAIIVQARLGSSRLPGKVLMDLHGKTVLAHVLNRCQAIDGADVVCCAIPESPDNDPIAAEAEQCDAVVFRGSENDVLDRYLQAARMVKADIVLRVTSDCPLIAPDVCADVLRLRAQRDTDYAGNNTPPSWPHGLDCEAITVAWLERAAAEATEPMDREHVSPYIRRHAEALKANLDGPGGDMLNHRWTLDFPEDLEFMRNLFAVMPKTGKIPGVDQTLALLDVHPEIFALNQMHHDSDHDPDAASAHDAKRYAHAGEAT
- the pseG gene encoding UDP-2,4-diacetamido-2,4,6-trideoxy-beta-L-altropyranose hydrolase, producing the protein MTKPTVTVRVDCNARVGYGHVMRCLAVSRHLIEDSVKVRFVMSADSDAAPIESLGLQITRLNNSDAGIESLADALSPSDGPLLLDSYEIGTAGLGILHEAGFRIAMFDDGKRLDDYPCNLVIDSAPGASNLDYRGLANSRFCLGSDYVPLRDEFTKMPPRTGMPEDARRIVVTFGGSDHDDQSARTIEALSGLNDNWQIDVILGPAYCGRAETVGAENSAVHLHRNVMDMATLMSRSHMAIASSGGTALELACLGVPMILLGLSEDQVPVATALAAAGAAEYLGFWSTVDDTDIGDRAQSLSINNESRRRMSACGKALVDGLGAKRIATEILNIWSDRPIIAEQETIAPDTRTA